The following are encoded in a window of Streptomyces sp. SAT1 genomic DNA:
- a CDS encoding bifunctional cobalt-precorrin-7 (C(5))-methyltransferase/cobalt-precorrin-6B (C(15))-methyltransferase: MITVVGTGTGVSGGVGADVLAGAALVVGGRRHLDAAALPEGTRRVVLGPLAPALDAIAECAGAGRRAVVLASGDPGFFGIVRALAKRFGPRALDVRPGVSSVAAAFARVGLPWEDAVVVSAHGRELRTAVNVCRARPKVAVLTGPGAGPAELGAALARHPAGDRVLVVASALGGDRERVERVTPAEAAARDWGTAVNVVLCLDEARALGAVRTLAGPPPPAPGWALPEDAFAHRDSMITKAEVRALALARLGPCTGDLVWDVGAGSGSVAVECARLGAAVVAVEKTADGVERVRANAAAHGVDVAVVHGTAPGALAGLDADPDAVFVGGGGRDLPAVVGVCARRARRTVVVALAALDRVPTARQALLDAGLTCDGVLLQASRLAPLPGDVTRLAATHPVFLLWGVRPPAAPGEGSPAALPENGSEEESEEGVVQ; the protein is encoded by the coding sequence GTGATCACGGTCGTCGGCACGGGGACGGGCGTCTCCGGGGGCGTGGGCGCCGACGTCCTCGCCGGGGCCGCGCTCGTCGTGGGCGGGCGGCGGCACCTGGACGCCGCCGCGCTGCCCGAGGGCACCCGGCGGGTGGTGCTGGGGCCGCTGGCGCCCGCGCTGGACGCGATCGCCGAGTGCGCCGGGGCGGGACGGCGCGCGGTCGTGCTGGCCTCGGGCGATCCGGGGTTCTTCGGGATCGTACGGGCGCTGGCGAAGCGGTTCGGGCCCAGGGCGCTGGACGTGCGGCCGGGGGTGTCCTCGGTGGCCGCCGCGTTCGCGCGGGTGGGGCTGCCGTGGGAGGACGCCGTGGTGGTCAGCGCGCACGGACGGGAGCTGCGGACCGCGGTCAACGTGTGCAGGGCCCGGCCGAAGGTGGCCGTGCTGACCGGTCCGGGCGCGGGCCCCGCCGAACTGGGCGCCGCGCTGGCGCGGCATCCGGCCGGTGACCGGGTGCTGGTGGTGGCCTCGGCGCTGGGCGGCGACCGCGAGCGCGTGGAGCGGGTCACGCCCGCCGAGGCCGCCGCCCGGGACTGGGGCACGGCGGTCAACGTGGTGCTCTGCCTGGACGAGGCGCGGGCGCTGGGCGCCGTGCGGACGCTCGCCGGGCCGCCGCCGCCCGCCCCGGGCTGGGCGCTGCCGGAGGACGCCTTCGCGCACCGCGACTCGATGATCACCAAGGCGGAGGTGCGGGCGCTGGCCCTGGCCCGGCTCGGGCCGTGCACCGGCGACCTGGTGTGGGACGTCGGCGCCGGTTCGGGTTCGGTGGCCGTGGAGTGCGCCCGGCTGGGCGCGGCGGTCGTCGCGGTGGAGAAGACCGCGGACGGCGTGGAGCGGGTGCGGGCCAACGCGGCCGCGCACGGCGTGGACGTGGCCGTGGTCCACGGGACGGCGCCCGGCGCGCTGGCCGGGCTCGACGCCGATCCGGACGCCGTGTTCGTCGGCGGCGGCGGGCGCGACCTGCCGGCCGTCGTCGGGGTGTGCGCGCGCCGGGCCCGCCGTACGGTCGTGGTCGCGCTTGCCGCCCTCGACCGGGTGCCCACCGCCCGGCAGGCGCTCCTCGACGCCGGGCTGACCTGCGACGGCGTACTGCTCCAGGCGTCCCGGCTCGCGCCGCTGCCGGGGGACGTGACCCGGCTCGCGGCAACCCATCCCGTTTTCCTGCTGTGGGGCGTACGGCCCCCGGCGGCCCCCGGCGAAGGGTCCCCGGCGGCCCTGCCCGAAAACGGATCCGAAGAAGAATCCGAAGAAGGAGTTGTCCAGTGA